In a genomic window of Chaetodon trifascialis isolate fChaTrf1 chromosome 8, fChaTrf1.hap1, whole genome shotgun sequence:
- the rh50 gene encoding rh50-like protein, whose translation MKSPSTSLRVRLPVFVFVTQVIIVALYAVFVTYDEHADSRFQTNQTNPMDNAVYRDYPFFTDIQVMIFLGFGCLLAFFRLYGFGGMVFNFLTATFAIQWAILLQGYFHFSHDGKIHLGVINLINAEFACAVVLISFGAVLGKTSPLQLLVMALLEVPVFAVTEWAVLKYLKINDAGGSILIHLFACYFGLGVTFVLYRPSLNDGHAKENTSYQSDILATMGTLFLWVFWPSFNSALTLKGDDQHRAILHTFIGLSASTLTAFALSAMLNKNGKLTMADVQNVTLAGGVTVGASVDMMISPAAAYALGMMGCTACMLGYKYLSPFLARRFRIQDQCGIHNLHGLTGLISCAAGICAILMAKEEVYGPSMYEIFTHRAPVEGDPKLQELQMLIPGLQPGLGRTAQEQALFQIAAVFSTIGVSALGGILTGFVLKLPYFASPSDDFCFDDELFFDVPPDYDSPLKLNNTITTEDSAA comes from the coding sequence ATGAAGTCACCATCGACCAGCCTTCGAGTGAGGTTACCGGTGTTTGTGTTCGTCACACAGGTGATAATTGTCGCCTTGTatgctgtttttgtcacctATGATGAGCATGCAGACTCCAGATTTCAGACCAACCAGACTAACCCCATGGACAACGCAGTGTACAGGGACTACCCTTTTTTCACCGACATACAGGTCATGATATTCCTCGGCTTTGGGTGCCTGCTGGCATTTTTTCGACTCTACGGCTTTGGGGGGATGGTTTTTAACTTCCTCACGGCTACTTTTGCTATCCAGTGGGCCATTTTGTTGCAAGGGTACTTCCATTTCAGCCATGACGGTAAGATCCACCTCGGAGTGATCAACCTCATAAATGCGGAGTTTGCCTGTGCTGTCGTGCTGATATCGTTCGGGGCAGTGCTGGGGAAGACGAGTCCGTTGCAGCTGCTCGTCATGGCTCTTCTGGAAGTGCCGGTGTTTGCAGTCACAGAGTGGGCCGTGCTCAAGTATCTGAAGATCAACGATGCAGGAGGCTCTATTCTCATTCATCTCTTTGCCTGTTACTTTGGCTTGGGGGTCACTTTTGTACTGTACAGGCCGAGCCTAAATGACGGCCATGCAAAGGAGAATACCAGCTACCAGTCTGACATCCTTGCAACAATGGGAACCTTGTTCCTCTGGGTGTTCTGGCCCTCGTTCAACTCAGCATTGACCCTGAAAGGAGATGACCAGCACAGAGCCATCCTCCACACCTTCATCGGCCTCAGTGCCTCCACGCTCACAGCCTTCGCTCTCTCTGCCATGCTGAACAAAAACGGTAAGCTCACCATGGCCGATGTTCAGAACGTGACCCTGGCTGGAGGAGTGACAGTCGGGGCATCTGTGGATATGATGATATCGCCTGCGGCTGCGTACGCTCTGGGTATGATGggctgcactgcatgcatgctggGCTACAAGTACTTAAGCCCCTTCCTGGCACGGCGTTTCAGGATCCAGGATCAGTGTGGAATACATAACTTGCACGGCCTAACAGGACTTATATCCTGCGCTGCAGGGATATGTGCCATACTGATGGCTAAGGAGGAGGTTTATGGCCCCAGTATGTATGAGATCTTTACCCACAGAGCACCTGTGGAAGGAGACCCAAAGCTGCAGGAGCTCCAGATGCTGATCCCCGGTTTACAACCAGGGTTGGGGAGGACTGCCCAGGAACAGGCTCTCTTCCAGATCGCAGCTGTGTTCTCCACAATAGGAGTGTCCGCGCTGGGAGGCATTCTCACAGGCTTTGTCTTGAAGCTGCCGTACTTTGCATCACCATCCGATGATTTCTGTTTTGACGATGAGCTGTTTTTTGATGTTCCTCCGGACTACGATTCACCACTTAAACTCAATAACACAATTAcaacagaggactctgctgccTGA